One window of Anaeromyxobacter diazotrophicus genomic DNA carries:
- a CDS encoding cytochrome c3 family protein — protein MSSRKRFTVAVALAALLGPAAAAAAPAPAGPAVPLPPGVPAELAGRQFKYPIVRKVNNKPLPDGVKGASTMAPFAAGDCGFCHQRNDKKDPGPVKKSGNALCYSCHEEFGEIMARPYKHVPAQALCTNCHNPHNSLEKKLLHEEQTAQCFDCHKNIRNLTETVRVKHGAVTTKRKCANCHNPHGANIEKMLTALPFDQCVGCHSTDDMKDWNGVTLTNFPKLLQENPVWHKPVAAKDCSACHKTHGGDNFRLLVAEYPPQFYAPYDLKTYALCYRCHNDKVVSAEQTTTLTNFRDGSKNLHYVHVHNLERGRTCRACHEVHAAKQPHRIREGVPYGSAGWVLKINYTKTPTGGTCAKTCHETKTYVNKTVSTASKK, from the coding sequence ATGAGCTCGAGGAAGAGGTTCACCGTCGCCGTAGCTCTCGCCGCGCTCCTCGGCCCCGCCGCCGCCGCGGCCGCCCCCGCGCCAGCGGGCCCGGCCGTGCCCCTGCCGCCCGGCGTACCCGCCGAGCTCGCGGGCCGCCAGTTCAAGTACCCCATTGTACGGAAGGTGAACAACAAGCCGCTGCCCGACGGGGTCAAGGGCGCGAGCACGATGGCGCCCTTCGCCGCCGGCGACTGCGGGTTCTGCCACCAGCGGAACGACAAGAAGGATCCCGGGCCGGTGAAGAAGTCCGGCAACGCGCTCTGCTACTCGTGCCACGAGGAGTTCGGCGAGATCATGGCGCGGCCCTACAAGCACGTGCCCGCGCAGGCGCTCTGCACGAACTGCCACAACCCGCACAACTCGCTCGAGAAGAAGCTGCTGCACGAGGAGCAGACGGCGCAGTGCTTCGACTGCCACAAGAACATCCGCAACCTCACCGAGACCGTCCGGGTGAAGCACGGCGCCGTGACCACCAAGCGCAAGTGCGCCAACTGCCATAACCCGCACGGCGCGAACATCGAGAAGATGCTCACCGCGCTGCCGTTCGATCAGTGCGTCGGCTGCCACTCCACCGACGACATGAAGGACTGGAACGGCGTCACGCTGACGAACTTCCCCAAGCTGCTCCAGGAGAACCCGGTCTGGCACAAGCCGGTGGCCGCCAAGGACTGCTCCGCGTGCCACAAGACCCACGGCGGCGACAACTTCCGCCTGCTGGTCGCCGAGTACCCGCCCCAGTTCTACGCACCGTACGACCTCAAGACCTACGCGCTCTGCTACCGCTGCCACAACGACAAGGTCGTGAGCGCCGAGCAGACGACCACGCTCACCAACTTCCGCGACGGCTCGAAGAACCTGCACTACGTCCACGTGCACAACCTGGAGCGCGGCCGCACCTGCCGCGCCTGCCACGAGGTCCACGCCGCCAAGCAGCCCCACCGCATCCGCGAGGGCGTGCCGTACGGCTCGGCCGGCTGGGTCCTCA
- a CDS encoding cytochrome c3 family protein, translating into MPVLTPLLVLIALAADGSARAPNRLAPLPAGQWISTHGPYEMGACNACHDPSDPNAPPGRLRKKSNALCFDCHDDYQRPMKGHPSPEDECVVCHSPHNAKKKKLLLK; encoded by the coding sequence ATGCCGGTCCTCACCCCACTCCTCGTCCTGATCGCGCTCGCCGCGGACGGCAGCGCGCGCGCGCCGAACCGCCTCGCGCCGCTGCCCGCCGGGCAGTGGATCTCGACGCACGGGCCGTACGAGATGGGCGCCTGCAACGCCTGCCACGACCCGAGCGATCCGAACGCCCCGCCGGGCCGGCTGCGCAAGAAGTCGAACGCGCTCTGCTTCGACTGCCACGACGACTACCAGCGGCCGATGAAGGGGCACCCCTCACCGGAGGACGAGTGTGTCGTCTGCCACTCGCCGCACAATGCAAAGAAGAAGAAGCTGCTGTTGAAATGA
- the ftsA gene encoding cell division protein FtsA, with amino-acid sequence MAKSGDILVGLDIGTTKICAIVGEMTDEGIDIIGIGTHPSKGLRKGVVVNIDATVASIKRAIEEAEHMGGCEISTVYTGIAGGHIKAFSSHGVVAVKDKEVRQTDVDRVIDQAKAVAIPLDREVIHVLPQEFIVDDQDGIKEPVGMSGVRLEAKALIVTGAVSSAQNIIKCSQRTGLNVADIVLQPLASSLAVLSDDEKELGVCLVDVGGGTTDIAIFSNGAIVHTAVLSLGGNHLTNDVAVGLRTPTHEAERIKKQYGCAMASMVDKEETIEVPSVGGGQPRVLSRHILAEIIEPRVEEIFMLVQHEIQKCGMEELLASGVVITGGSTLLHGMPEMAEEVLGMPVRRGLPRNIGGLVDVVKGPQFATAVGLVKYGARQVEASPHFKIRDENVYRKVRNRMQKWLGEIF; translated from the coding sequence ATGGCGAAGAGCGGAGACATCCTGGTCGGCCTCGACATCGGGACGACCAAGATCTGCGCCATCGTCGGCGAGATGACCGACGAGGGCATCGACATCATCGGGATCGGCACGCACCCGTCGAAGGGGCTGCGCAAGGGGGTGGTGGTCAACATCGACGCCACCGTCGCCTCGATCAAGCGGGCGATCGAGGAGGCGGAGCACATGGGCGGCTGCGAGATCTCGACCGTCTACACCGGGATCGCGGGCGGCCACATCAAGGCCTTCAGCTCCCACGGCGTGGTGGCGGTGAAGGACAAGGAGGTCCGGCAGACGGACGTGGACCGCGTCATCGACCAGGCGAAGGCGGTCGCCATCCCGCTCGACCGGGAGGTCATCCACGTCCTGCCGCAGGAGTTCATCGTCGACGACCAGGACGGCATCAAGGAGCCGGTCGGCATGAGCGGCGTGCGCCTCGAGGCCAAGGCGCTCATCGTCACCGGCGCCGTCTCGTCGGCGCAGAACATCATCAAGTGCTCGCAGCGGACCGGCCTCAACGTGGCCGACATCGTGCTGCAGCCGCTGGCCTCGTCGCTGGCCGTGCTCTCCGACGACGAGAAGGAGCTCGGGGTCTGCCTGGTGGACGTCGGCGGCGGCACCACCGACATCGCGATCTTCTCGAACGGCGCCATCGTGCACACCGCGGTGCTGTCGCTGGGCGGCAACCACCTCACCAACGACGTGGCGGTGGGGCTGCGCACGCCCACCCACGAGGCGGAGCGGATCAAGAAGCAGTACGGCTGCGCCATGGCGTCGATGGTGGACAAGGAGGAGACCATCGAGGTGCCGAGCGTCGGCGGCGGGCAGCCGCGCGTCCTCTCCCGCCACATCCTGGCCGAGATCATCGAGCCGCGGGTGGAGGAGATCTTCATGCTGGTCCAGCACGAGATCCAGAAGTGCGGGATGGAGGAGCTGCTCGCCTCCGGGGTCGTCATCACCGGCGGCTCGACGCTCCTCCACGGCATGCCCGAGATGGCCGAGGAGGTGCTCGGGATGCCGGTGCGGCGCGGGCTCCCGCGCAACATCGGCGGCCTGGTGGACGTGGTGAAGGGCCCGCAGTTCGCCACCGCGGTGGGGCTGGTGAAGTACGGCGCGCGCCAGGTGGAGGCGAGCCCCCACTTCAAGATCCGGGACGAGAACGTCTACCGGAAGGTGCGCAACCGCATGCAGAAGTGGCTCGGGGAGATCTTCTAG
- a CDS encoding cell division protein FtsQ/DivIB: MTAIAGLGAAAAAAPRGAALLRSAESLRIRTLRFEGLERATADELLALSPVHPGDHLLTADVDGLEQALARHPWVARVEVHRSWPPALTVRVVERHAAALVDLSGLYLVDEAGEPFKRAAAGDGLDLPVVTGLSRADYVQRRDAVAPRLRGALALARAWREGGRDAAARLSEIHLDPGDGTTIYVGDEGVQVRLGTGDLEAKLGRLEQVLSALRAEGRKAEVLHLDNRLHPSWVTVRLAKVDLLRAQGQANEPGPERAGGMGGRSIAPPHLDQLKVASPRGL; encoded by the coding sequence GTGACCGCGATCGCCGGGCTCGGCGCCGCCGCGGCGGCCGCGCCGCGCGGGGCCGCCCTGCTCCGCTCCGCCGAGTCGCTGCGCATCCGCACCCTCCGCTTCGAGGGCCTGGAGCGCGCTACCGCCGACGAGCTGCTGGCGCTCTCCCCGGTCCACCCCGGCGACCACCTCCTCACCGCCGACGTCGACGGCCTCGAGCAGGCGCTGGCGCGCCACCCCTGGGTGGCCCGGGTGGAGGTGCACCGGAGCTGGCCCCCCGCGCTGACGGTGCGGGTGGTGGAGCGCCACGCGGCGGCGCTGGTCGATCTCTCGGGCCTGTACCTGGTCGACGAGGCGGGCGAGCCGTTCAAGCGGGCCGCCGCCGGCGACGGGCTCGATCTGCCGGTCGTGACCGGGCTGTCGCGAGCGGACTACGTGCAGCGCCGCGACGCCGTCGCGCCGCGGCTGCGGGGCGCGCTGGCGCTGGCGCGCGCCTGGCGCGAGGGCGGCCGCGACGCGGCGGCCCGGCTCTCCGAGATCCACCTCGATCCCGGAGACGGCACGACGATCTACGTGGGCGACGAGGGCGTCCAGGTCCGGCTCGGAACGGGCGACCTGGAGGCGAAGCTCGGCCGCCTCGAGCAGGTGCTCTCGGCGCTCCGCGCCGAGGGAAGGAAGGCGGAGGTGCTCCACCTCGACAACCGGCTCCACCCGTCCTGGGTGACGGTCCGGCTGGCGAAGGTGGATCTCCTGCGAGCGCAGGGGCAGGCGAATGAGCCTGGCCCGGAGCGAGCGGGGGGCATGGGGGGGCGCAGCATTGCGCCCCCCCATCTCGATCAGCTGAAGGTAGCGAGCCCGAGAGGGCTCTAG